The Argentina anserina chromosome 5, drPotAnse1.1, whole genome shotgun sequence genome includes the window CCCTTAATCCTTGAAGTTGGAAACACATAATGTGAACCTTACACGAGCATTCACTGGTTTCCTTTTTGCAGCTGAGCACAAAAAACTTAATGAACAGCTTTAGACTGATCAGGAATTCCAATTCCTTACATATTCGATCATATGAATGATTATAGTGAATATAATTCCGACCAAACACAATCTCAATATCCCTATCTTTTCTGAATCCGTTACACTCAATCCCTTACCTCTGGTTCACCAACAAGTCTTGGTTTTGTATTCTCATTTCGGTTGCCTTTCACAACCCTTCTTGCATTAGGCTTCATGATTATGGAACAGAGAAATATAAGTATCCAATCATGTCTTAATTCACAGTCTTCGTTActtcataaacaaaaaataaaatgccCTCATCAGTGACACTGACTAAACATGCCTTGAATAAGTAGAGCACTAATCTTGAACAAATGGTACCGGAATCTATATGACTAATCCAGCCACTTGATGTTCTTCTAAGTTTGTTATAGTTCTTACATGCTTAACGTTATTAACTCAATATATGACTAATCCCATGCAACATGCAAATTATATTAGTTTTAATTTGCACGATAGTTATAATTTTCAGCTTGTAATGAGCTCTACCATGTGCAAACATTTGAGCTCTTGGCTTAACTACTTAGGCTGGCATCATCAATTTTTGCCAAAACTGACCAGTCAAGTGCAGAAGCATAAAAGAGGTGGAGGATGCATACTGTCAGCGTTCAGTTGTATCCTGGTGATTGATTTTTGGCATGTCATGGATTGGAAACAACTTCACATCTAAATTCAACAAGCACGTTATGAATGGATGATATGATCGAATCAAAAAGTTCTGCATATATAGCTGAGAGAGGTCCTCCGGAAAATAAGATGTAAACCGCGCTTCTATGTATGGAATGCGCCATTTAGTCTTAATTTTGCACTTAAGGAGATCCAAATTCTAGCCTAAACCTACATTAACGTAACATGTTGCATGCGGTTTTACTGATTCAATGACCTGATGAAAAGACTCATCATCATGTCGGTGCAGtttgaatatttgatttgTCTCAATTATTAAAGAGTAGTTCATTACCTAAAGCATATACCCAACTCCCCACCCCTTGTTTGACCAAAGAAAGCTAATCAGTACTTCCCACATCTTTCATTTTAACCCTTTCCATCTTTTAGTTCCTGAGGAACAGCAAAGCAGACGTGGGAGGCATCATTATTTTGGTTCATGCATTTCAAATTTCTTTTGATTCGCCATTTCTACAGTATTGTCGGTTTAGTATTTGATTGTTCCGTTACTACTCTCTGTTTCACTTGATTTCAGTGAAAAACAATACTTTTGTTTTAATCTATAGTTCACTTGATGTACATGATCCAGAATTATTGAACTTTGTCCGCACCGTACCCTCTCCGCATTGAGAGATTATTACGGACTTGTACCCTCTGTCATTTGATATAAGATTTTTATCGGAACAACAACGTGTTATGGCAATATATATCATTCTTAGATTAACCGAGTTTGATAGTTCGAATTATTGACTTGCTTTGCATGGAAACTTGTTTATGAGCATCctacttatacgtacatagCGTATATAGTTTagggaaaataaaaaactcacTTTGGAgtacaataattataaaacaatATTAAAATCATATAAAAGTCACTCATTTAAATCTATCAAAGTGTTCCCCAAAATTTgcataaaaattacaaaaattgTCAATGCTACTATTATCTCCAATGAGatcttcatcttcctcctccaataCATAAACACAGCCCAAGAGGCTTAGCCCGATCTGCCATGGCCACCGACATGCGCAGAGTTCGTCGAGATCGTAACAGTCATTGTGACTACAACTGTGATTGGTGGTGTGATTACAACTGTGACAAATCTTTGTTAATTCtactcattttttttttcacatttctttttgtcacaacatagtcacactACCAAATACACAGGTAGTCACACTATCAGATACAATGACAGTCACAATGTAAATACTATAGCTAAAAGTGTAACCGGTGTTGTGACTGTAAATGTAACATGCCGAGAGAAATTTATAAATCCGCGAAATTATGTAAAAATTCAAAGGAAATCGGTATGAATGTGTTCTGAATTAAGAAAATAGCTAGCTTTATGGAGCATTGGGCTCCAGTTTCGTCGGAATAGCTTGGAGCACTGCCATGGATGGCAGCAACCCCTTTCGAGGGTTTCTGCGTCTTATACGGTGGTCGATTCAGAGTGGGtatgatatcaaatgaaaaaggGGAAGAAAATCTTTCCAACAGTACCAACCACGCTTCAATCAATCGTCGGACGATAAAATTATGGCtagaataagaaaaataatgaaaaaaaaagtgaaaaaaggTAAAACAGTCCGAAAAtgtttaaaatttgattttttttctaatttcgctTGAAAATTGTTGattttttgtaatttctaattaaatgtgaaaattattttttaattggattttcttctttaacttttttataattttaagaTTTGATTTATACTAGTTTAATCGTTCAAGTACTGTCTTGTGGCATGGGTTTAGTTATATGCCGGAAATTGTATTACGTACATAACTCTAGTCCTGATActagaactatatatatatatatatatatatatatatatatatatatatatataagaattagCAAGCTAGCCCTTTTGCATGGGCTGCTAACCATGCAGGACTTCTGAAGTCATATATATAACGCTTGTATATGGTGCGGTTAATAAAACATTAATGCAAGTATGCAACAATATAATTACTTACCTAATTTTTTCTTAGATAACCCCATAAATCATAtagtgctctctctctctctctctctctctctctctctctctaataatacagagaagagagaaaagccAGCCAATATTGGCCTTTTGGAGGGAAGCGACTAAATGCATGGAAGGGTCTGGAGCCCtctcatatttttcatttttgtaaagaaaatcagCATCTCTGACATAACAATAATATTTGTATAGCTCAAtcgctagctagctaggcccggcccggccaATCTTCTTAAAACTCTGCCAGCGTTTCATGAAATATCACAATCTCATTTCTGAGCAACCCTACTGCAGACCCACACCTACTCATATCACTAATCATACAAATATATTCACATTTCTATATCTATGCAATTTGTACATATCTCTCtctgtatgtatgtatgtatgcatatatgtgtgtgtttaTGGATCATCCGatcgtgtatatatatatatatatatgtgcgtTCAGTGTGTAATATTTCACCTTAGAGACAATTAGGGCCATCAATAATGGGGATTAATAATACAAATTGACTTAATTAGCACTGTTTGGTGGTTCTGGACAATTTTTGGCCGCTCTAATTGAAAAGCACTTTTGGAATGAGCAGAAGCACTGCAGAGTGCAGATGGAAAATGACAGACACGAAAACACTCTCCTCCTCATATTAATCATCATTGGTTAAACTACACGAAAAGTGAAATGAAAATTATCAGCAGCACTTCTAATTacactcatcatcatcatattaTTATTACTCAACTATtctctgaaaacaaataacacAGAATGgatcaatatatatgctcCCAAATACAGTAATttaaagaacaaagaaaaaatcaaACCCTTTTTCATCAGTATAGGATTCCCCCTGTTACTATCCacatctctttttctctatggtatttgtttgaaaaatgaaaaacaaagagaaaccagaattaaaaaaattaaaaattgaattcctttttacaaatttaaatatgctggAAGACATCAAAGTTTGCACCTGTTAGATCTTCTGATAGCGACGTTAACGGATAGCTACTGAAATCTACTGAATTTTGATGTTGATGATGAAGCTGCCTTTCTTCCCATGATGATGAAGTAGGCTTCATAATTACCAGTTCCTCCGTTTTCGGGCCATCAAATTGATGAAACAAGGACTCTAATTTGTTCTCTGTGTTTACATCCCAAGAAAACGCACCTGCATTATTTTCCACTACATTGTTGTTGTGGTTTATATGGAACCCTGCAGTTGAGCTATTGCTTGAACTAAAGGAGAAGTCGGTGCCTGACATGCTTCCATGGTCGGAATTCGCCAAACTTGGCATCGAATTGTATCCGATAATTGCTTCATAATTGAAAGAGGGCCTGACGGAATTGGTCGTAGGGGGATGATATTGAGTACTAGTAACAAAGTCAGAATTGTAGCCGGATGGATCGGTACTCGTTTGAAACTCGAAATAGGATACAGAATCAAACGCAGCAGCTGCTCTTGAAGCTTGTATCGGACTTATTCCGGAACTAGTACCATCAAAGTAACTAGAATTGTTGACGAGAAATGTTGGACCTTGTGATGAATTAGCCATAGGAAGTTCTTGATGATGCTCATGAGCTGCCATTAGTGGCAAGGAAGATGATGACTCGTTATTTATTTCTGAGCAGTGAACTATATTGGTCTTATCGTCCTTGAGTAGCTCTTCATCTGTTAGTGGCTTGTGAGTGGTCGGGTCAATCCCTTGCTTCATTAGCTTCTTCTTCAAACACGAATTCCAGAAATTCTTTATCTCATTATCTGTTCTTCCTGGCAATTGTGCTGCAATTTGAGCCCACCTGGTGATGAAATTCACAACCAGTTAAAGCACACAATTAATGAAGTCCCCCATTTCCGCTGTTGTACATTTCTAACTATTTACCTGTTGCCAAGAACTTCATGGAGACTAATAATGAGGTCTTCTTCTTGCTGAGAGAACATTCCTCTCTTCAAATCCGGCCTCAAGTAGTTTATCCATCTCAACCTGCAACTCTTACCACACCTTTGCAAACCTGTTTGAGATTTCAAAGGAAACATCAAGCATTTGTCGAAAGTTTCATACTTTATTATATATGCTTAAATCAGATAATGCATAGACATGCAAATTTAGCAGTTGAAGAATAGGGGTAGTGATGAAGTTTAGTACCTGCAAGCTTGGGAACAGAGCTCCAGCAACCGACGCCAAATCGAGTGATGTAGTTAAAGAGCTTCTCGTCTTCTTCAGGTGACCAGAGACCTTTCCTTAACTTTTGCTTCAAACAACACGAATGGCGTCCCATTTTTGGCTCGCTAAGCTGAGCTTGTAAGGACAATGATATGtgattttggtttggttttcttTATAAAGTAGCCGCTAGCAGCTAGCTGGGAATATATGTCTGTCGTCTCTATATgactctccctctctcttttattttcctctctctctctctctctctctctctctctctctctctctctctctggtgtGAGAGTCGACTAAGAAAGAGCTAGAGTGAAAAAATTAAGAGTAATTTCTGATGATTTAAAGAAACACGAGGGATAATTCATACTTATTACTTAGAGTTCAAGTCACAGAGAGAGATGAGGAAGTTGAAGCAATCAAGTGGGATTTACGCAAATCTGGTGCTGCTGCTTTTGTATTGGGACTGGATTGGGTTTTAAGATATCTCTAAGTCCAGAAATTTAGCATAAAGGAAAAGGGGGAATAGTATGTAAATGAGAACAGCTATGGGAAATACCGTTATTATTTTTAGGTATAATTAGGattcataattaaaattaataatatatgGGGAGCTTGGAGGCTTGTGGAAAAAGATTTATAAAAGCTATCTAAGGTACTTGTGTTTTAAAACCTCATAAATCAAAAAGTACTGCCCTTCAATTTTAATGTTGCTTGCACAGCTGGGAGACCTTAATTTAGCTTAAATTGAAAATGTGCAATTTGCATGCGAATGGAATTACAGATTCATAATAGTGCACTTAATTAGCTTCACACTGTCACCCACCATATATTGCTTTATGCATTTTGTATGGCTAAGAACCATGCATTTATATACATCAAATTATCTTCTATACTTGTTGTGGAAATACAGAGGAGTTTACAAAGTCAATTACTTTCATTACAAGTTAGACTACTACAAAGAAAACTTGCAAAAATATTTTCATCTTGAAGAAATGAACTGGAATcactaaattaaaaaaaggtCTCTAGGTCAGAAAAGTGATAACTATGCATTTTGCCTGAGTAGAAAGTGAACATATAACAGTCGAGTAATACCGTTTCTCCTATGTCGCAACAACTTGCTCCCACAATGGCTGATCAAAACCTTTTGATTTCTTTACTCACATCAATCTACGACGTCGAAAATATAATGGCAACACAAGGGCAACATTCAGAAAATAAGAATGAGAGAGCGGTTCATATCACTCGTTAACACTTGTGTCTTTTTTGGATGTCGATTTGAAGATCAATTTGATTGAGTTCTTCAATATATGTAGTGCGATTCTTAGAGATTTACTGTATAATTGTAAATAATAGCGATCGAAAATATACCATTTCAATGGTAAAAAGAATCTTATGAACTCCTTAAAAAAAGAATCTTATGAACATGAACTAGTAAGCATTACGAACTTTGTGATAAAATACACATATTGTCCCttgtttttgaaaatttcTCTCGCGCAGTTACTTCTTCACTCAATGTTCAGAACTCACATATTGTCGATCCCCATAAAATAACAATTCATCCATCTTTTGCCAGCTTCATTGTACAGTGCAATGCATTCGagttaaaaaaatatgaagcatataattaaaaagaCAGGCGGCAGGAGCAGATAATCGAGGGTGGGTTCCATAATCCGTTCGTATATTTGACTCGTGCATAAGAACTTGATTCAGACCAAAGTAAGAACGAATCGAACGAAGAATTATTACAATATAAGAGTCAGAACCAAGACCATCTATCTTGACGTCTTCGTATACCGATTCACTTCTCTACGGACTAgacataaaaatagaaaaacccaAGATTCCATCACAAAAGTACGCAGCAAAAACATAAAGGAAAAAACGAAAGGCCGGacaattttcctttttccccttttattttctcctttttctccttctccttggtCTGTTATCTTCCCTACGTATACCCAGTTGGAATGCAACGCCTTATTAGCATGCAAGCATAAGCTCTATTAAGGTTGGTGATAATTTTAGTTGAggcatatatattaatatatatatatatatatatatatatatatatatattactccCATACAATTTGTTACTTATAGTCTCTTATCGATCTCTCACTTATTGAGATTTTGTCTTCCCAAGTACTTTCTAAGAAATGATAGAGGATTATTGTCCTTTTTTATTTGTACTAGTTATTATTTTCCTCCATCTCTAACTTATAGGTACAAGTTGATATATATTGATGTTTTACATGAAAGTTTTATGTTAGATCGAGTAAGGTTAATCCGTAATCGTACACACCAAAATAATGCCTTAAGATTAAAATCATCTTAACTTCTTAAGTTACCTGTTTAGTTTAGATGAAAGACATATTAGAGGAAGAGTTTTTGCCACGACAAAATGTATAGAATAACTCGAGGGATTGGTGGTACAAACTACAAAGAATCCTTCAATACATAAACCATTGTTAACAGCCTCTCCAGAGATCTGTATGCATTATCTCATAGAATTAATTAAGTATGAAAACATGAATCAAGCACTCCCTTCCAAGTCTTTCACtattaattagatgaatttttcgTAAAGAACGAATTGCCTCAACTTATCAAATCAATCTAAGCATAAATATCTTATCAAATCGATCAAGCTCTCTGTCATAATCTCGACTTAATGAAAACTTCACCCACCATCAATTCCATCTGAGTAACACACTGTATTACATTTTGAACCCTCAATGATTGGAGATTTTCTACACGACcgacaatttgttttttttaaagaaaattattaaaatcTTGGAAAATACGCAGCCAGCACGACACACCCAAATAAGACCGATTTATGTGCACTTATTTGCCCCTACCATCTTTTGTCGTTGCGATCAATCTATTCAAATTCACTATGCACAACTTGTTTATTGTTAATTTGTTAAATTAATCAAGAGTATAACCTTAATTAGAACCTACGATGCACGAAAGCTTCACCGGAGGTCTGATTCCCACTTCGGAATCGGAGTGGGAATCGGAAGCGGAAGCACGCTACGGAAAAATAGGATTTTGGAAACGCGAGGGTTGTTGGGTTTTTAtagttttcttctctcttttccaaatctaatataaaatcCCTCTTAAAATCTCCATATTCTAAGGACTCGAtaattcataaagataaaaataaaaaatctagaattgaatgaaaaccCTGAAAACATACAGTTGAAGCCTCGTTCAAGCAGGTTGAATGAGATTTGAGGATTTGTTTGAGCTTTTAGTTTTGTGTGAGACAACAATGACATATAAGCTTATagatgagtttgatttggagcaAGATACTGATTGAAACTAGATGAGTGAAAAAATCAGTGTTGTGAATTCTGGGGCTATTTTAGGATGAATCCcaaagagagagatagagcgCAAAATAATTCAGTTTTGGGGCGCGCCGCTCATTGTAAAATGTAGATACATATGTTTTTGGTTCCACATACTTAGTCAGTGTGATTGGAGAGATCGTCAGGTGTATGATGGATTGACTGAGAGGTGATGCACATCGTTTGTGGTTAGCTACACTACTAGTATCATGTTAGTTATTAAAGTGTTTGTGTTGTTTATTCTAGATcataacaaaatatttattgaGCTCATTTTCTATCATATTGTTCTCTATAATGGTAGtaattatttttgttgttttatataatatatttttagatataaatatatattattttattatgacACTTTCAAAACGTACCCGCTTAAAAAAATCGTTTTCGCGCTTTCACATACCAGCACCTGATTCCATACAGCTTAGATTATGACTTTAGGAGCATACGAGTGGATTAACATATTGGAAAACAAGCATGGAGTTCGGTTtcgacccaaaaaaaaaagcatggAGTTCGGTGCAATATATACTGATATATAGTAATATTGGCCCGTGAAGATCATGCATGGATCACacgtgatatatatatatatatatatatatatatatatcaattaacTTAATTTGATCATTAGGATTTCAGGACAGATTAACAGCACATATTATATCACTAATAATTGATGTTAGCTTGGGAAAATGGTCGATAAGTGATATCAAGTACATATTTGAACAGTTGATTattattgcatatatatacatgatttGTCAATTCTCCACTTTAGTTGTTAAGAGAATTGATCAATTAACTGGACTGGTTTATTGCAAATTCGAGATCACAACTAAACAATGTtattccttaaaaaaaaaaactaaacaatGTTATGCAGGATGCATTAattaatttgttgtttttcagtactttttctttttctttttctttgtccTCTACCATCACAATACGTACAACACGCGATTTGATATATCAGAGGATATAACCTAATtaaaatgaggttttaatgAAAGGGATCGAAAATTATTTCACGGGTTTACATTAtatcttcttgtttttttattttttttgtaaaagaaCACGTTATACGACTTATATCCTTTTCTTATTTCAGTTATTTGTGAAACGAATCAAGGTGGGGAGGACACTTGCCCGTTAATAACTGTAGAGTGGAGCGAAGAGAAGTATTACACAAAAACATTAGTCATTGTAAACACGCAACATAACTCTAACATGGTACTAAAACGTGAGGAAGGAAGCCTATCTCTAAATTAAGAAGTCATCCTCAAGAAAACGTCAGGGTTACGACTTACGAAGAAGTGGATGCCACCATGCTATACATATATGCTTCACATATAACCACTCTAAGACGATGAGTCAAGAAGGTTGAGATGCAATTGACCGAAAACGGCTTTATGGAACATAGTTTAAGTTGTAGATTGAGAGATGTATATCCATCTCCAGTAGCTATATATGTCGTCGATCGGAGAACTTGAGTTTGAGTCACTGAGAAGTGATAACGGAATTGGAGAAATAACGGTTGAAGGAGACTAACCAAGTGATCAATATAAACGAAGACAGATTCTAATCATTCTATTTAACTTCGAAGCTAAACGTACTCATTTAGGTAGAATAATGACGATGGAGTACTAGCCGGGAGAATAGACTAATAGAGTAATAGAATTGATCACACTCTTTAATTAGAAGCTCTAACCGCTCATAGCTAGATAAAGGCTTTCGTCGATGTACATATCTTGAGAAATATAGGCAAACAATAGGCATTTAGCTAATTAATGTTAATGAGCCTTAGCTTTTTATTCAATTCTGAACAAACTAAATAAAACTAGAGTACACGTAGTCATTTAGCTCATTAGCTTGACTAATCATCCCATGCAATTAGGTTAGCTGCAGTTTACATCGATTTAGATTTATTAGGTGAGCTCTCTTGCACATGTTCGTGTCCAAGTGAAGAATTAAATGGTGATTTAACAATGCTTAATTCGATAATAATAATTCAAACTTTGGAGTTGTCCCAATCCCATCAACACCATCCTTATCGCTTGGAGGCCAAGGCCAATTAAGCAAAGTTAAATCAACTGGTCCAT containing:
- the LOC126796515 gene encoding transcription factor MYB86-like, with the protein product MGRHSCCLKQKLRKGLWSPEEDEKLFNYITRFGVGCWSSVPKLAGLQRCGKSCRLRWINYLRPDLKRGMFSQQEEDLIISLHEVLGNRWAQIAAQLPGRTDNEIKNFWNSCLKKKLMKQGIDPTTHKPLTDEELLKDDKTNIVHCSEINNESSSSLPLMAAHEHHQELPMANSSQGPTFLVNNSSYFDGTSSGISPIQASRAAAAFDSVSYFEFQTSTDPSGYNSDFVTSTQYHPPTTNSVRPSFNYEAIIGYNSMPSLANSDHGSMSGTDFSFSSSNSSTAGFHINHNNNVVENNAGAFSWDVNTENKLESLFHQFDGPKTEELVIMKPTSSSWEERQLHHQHQNSVDFSSYPLTSLSEDLTGANFDVFQHI